One window from the genome of Paraneptunicella aestuarii encodes:
- the gpsA gene encoding NAD(P)H-dependent glycerol-3-phosphate dehydrogenase, producing MSENVMYNETISVLGAGSYGTALAFCLSRNKVPTQLWGRDKQKMLAMQQARSNTYYLPGFEFPEAMQVETDLEKAVSYSRDILIVVPSHSFADLLQQIKPIIKPGQRIIWATKGLEPETGRLLQDVAQECLGDIPMAVLSGPTFAKEMAAGMPTAITLASTDEQFLEEFANKLHCQKSFRVYKSTDVVGVQLGGAVKNVVAIGAGLSDGMGFGANARTALITRGLAEMTRLGIKLGADPHTFMGMAGLGDLVLTCTDNQSRNRRFGMALGQGKKVDEAIAEIGQVVEGYRNTKEVYILAQRNQVEVPITEQIYQVLYENKPLKEAAMSLLGREMKYESKSSDQES from the coding sequence ATGTCTGAAAACGTAATGTATAACGAGACTATCTCGGTACTGGGAGCAGGGTCTTATGGCACTGCTCTCGCGTTTTGTTTGTCTCGCAATAAGGTTCCTACACAGCTATGGGGACGAGACAAACAAAAAATGCTGGCGATGCAGCAAGCTCGAAGCAATACCTATTATCTGCCCGGATTTGAATTTCCAGAAGCCATGCAAGTGGAAACCGATCTGGAAAAAGCCGTAAGTTATAGCAGAGATATTCTCATCGTCGTTCCCAGCCATTCCTTTGCCGATTTACTTCAGCAGATAAAACCCATCATTAAACCAGGACAACGCATCATCTGGGCAACCAAAGGTTTGGAGCCTGAAACCGGTAGGCTGCTACAAGATGTGGCACAAGAATGCCTGGGTGATATTCCAATGGCCGTACTTTCAGGTCCAACGTTCGCCAAAGAGATGGCGGCCGGAATGCCCACAGCCATTACGCTTGCCTCTACAGATGAACAGTTCCTGGAAGAATTTGCCAATAAACTGCATTGCCAGAAGTCCTTTAGAGTATATAAGAGCACCGATGTAGTTGGTGTTCAGTTAGGCGGGGCTGTTAAAAATGTGGTTGCAATTGGTGCTGGCTTATCCGACGGCATGGGTTTCGGTGCCAATGCACGCACGGCCTTGATAACTCGAGGATTAGCAGAAATGACCCGCCTTGGAATCAAACTGGGCGCCGATCCACATACCTTTATGGGCATGGCTGGACTTGGCGATTTGGTACTTACCTGTACCGATAACCAATCCCGTAACCGCCGCTTTGGTATGGCACTTGGACAAGGGAAAAAGGTCGATGAAGCGATTGCTGAAATAGGCCAGGTTGTAGAAGGCTATAGAAATACCAAAGAAGTGTATATTCTGGCGCAACGAAACCAGGTTGAAGTACCGATTACCGAGCAAATTTATCAAGTGCTTTACGAAAACAAACCTCTGAAAGAAGCCGCAATGTCGCTGCTTGGCAGAGAAATGAAGTACGAATCAAAAAGTTCGGATCAGGAAAGCTAA
- the can gene encoding carbonate dehydratase yields MSHTIQDLFKKNVEWAESVKERDPEFFDKLSGQQTPKFLWIGCADSRVPSTQIVDLMPGDIFVHRNVANVVVHTDLNCLSVMQYAVDVLKVEHIIVCGHYGCGGVAASLGNQPLGLIDNWLEHIRDVIVTHSDELDKLSGQEKVDRLCELNVLEQAENVRRSAIYKGAIARGQNITIHSWIYGIKDGLIRALSW; encoded by the coding sequence ATGAGTCATACAATCCAGGACTTATTTAAGAAAAATGTTGAGTGGGCTGAAAGTGTTAAAGAACGCGATCCGGAGTTTTTTGACAAGCTTTCAGGGCAACAAACACCTAAATTTCTATGGATTGGATGTGCAGATAGCCGAGTGCCGTCTACACAAATAGTGGATTTGATGCCGGGTGACATTTTCGTTCATCGAAATGTTGCCAACGTTGTAGTACATACCGACTTAAACTGCCTGTCTGTTATGCAATATGCCGTTGATGTCCTAAAAGTAGAGCACATTATCGTATGTGGTCACTATGGATGCGGTGGTGTTGCAGCTTCATTAGGGAATCAGCCTTTGGGGCTAATCGACAACTGGTTGGAACATATCCGTGATGTTATCGTTACTCACAGTGACGAATTGGATAAGCTTTCTGGACAGGAAAAAGTTGATCGCTTATGTGAATTAAACGTATTGGAACAGGCAGAGAATGTTCGTCGTTCAGCAATATACAAAGGAGCGATAGCTCGAGGTCAGAATATTACTATTCATAGTTGGATATATGGTATTAAAGACGGCTTGATAAGAGCCCTTAGCTGGTAA
- a CDS encoding VOC family protein, with protein sequence MNVETYLFFNGKCEEALTFYQDLLGIEVSMLMKYDESPDQSICPPNCGDKVMHANFKIGDTSLMASDGDCAGEPNFAGFSLSFNVASEEEGIRIMEGLATNGKITMPLAPSFWGGLFGMVTDQYGMSWMVSVLEA encoded by the coding sequence ATGAATGTAGAAACCTATTTATTCTTTAACGGAAAATGTGAGGAAGCACTTACTTTTTATCAGGATCTATTGGGAATAGAAGTATCCATGCTGATGAAGTACGATGAGAGCCCCGACCAGTCAATCTGTCCACCCAATTGTGGAGATAAGGTTATGCACGCCAATTTTAAAATAGGTGACACCTCATTGATGGCATCAGATGGGGATTGTGCGGGAGAACCTAATTTCGCCGGCTTTTCACTGTCATTCAATGTTGCATCCGAAGAAGAAGGCATACGAATCATGGAAGGCTTGGCAACGAATGGCAAAATCACCATGCCATTAGCCCCCAGTTTTTGGGGAGGATTATTCGGAATGGTTACAGATCAATATGGCATGTCCTGGATGGTTAGTGTGTTAGAAGCATAA
- a CDS encoding outer membrane protein → MKKTLLAITLAALSSSALAADENYYVELGVSSLSEDFDGTRDFEQMAISGTAGYNFNPADSFQHKAELMFGFGHGSDKIKDGDVTLELNVKNYYGIAYRPTYMINDELAVFGRLAYARAKTNASLTIGEVTVSASDSESETGYGAGISYGDFSVSYTKFDDSDFITAAVAFKF, encoded by the coding sequence ATGAAAAAAACACTTTTAGCAATCACTCTAGCCGCTCTTTCTTCCTCTGCACTTGCAGCTGATGAAAATTACTATGTTGAATTAGGCGTTTCTTCACTTTCTGAAGACTTTGATGGTACTCGAGACTTTGAACAAATGGCTATTTCAGGTACTGCTGGCTATAACTTCAATCCCGCAGATAGTTTCCAACATAAAGCGGAATTAATGTTTGGATTTGGTCACGGCTCTGACAAGATCAAAGATGGCGATGTTACTCTAGAGTTGAATGTCAAAAATTACTATGGCATTGCCTATCGCCCTACTTATATGATCAATGACGAACTAGCAGTATTTGGTCGTTTAGCTTATGCGCGAGCAAAGACAAATGCATCTCTTACTATTGGCGAAGTAACAGTTAGTGCTTCTGACAGTGAATCTGAAACAGGTTACGGTGCAGGTATCAGCTACGGAGATTTCTCTGTTTCTTACACCAAATTTGACGACTCTGATTTCATCACTGCAGCGGTTGCATTCAAATTCTAA
- a CDS encoding amidohydrolase, which produces MKYKHLFALLSALPAFAAYSATSDVAASASKIESKVIEWRHHFHEHPELSNREFETSKYIANYLRSLNMDVQTGVAKTGVVAILDSGNPGPTVGLRADMDGLPVLETSELPWKSKARGEFNGKEVPVSHACGHDTHMAMLMGAATILSEMRSQLKGKVKFIFQPAEEGAPEGETGGAEVMVKEGVMKDVDVVFGLHINARTNVGTVKYRHGGIMAAVDPFKVVIHGKQAHGAYPWLSVDPVVTSAQVIMGLQTLVSRELELTDNAAVVTIGSIHGGVRSNIIPDKVELVGTIRTLNEKAREHIYKSLPRKVNAIAESMGASAEVILPLDYSYPITFNEPSLMDKMLPTLEATAGKDNVINTNAITGAEDFSFFQKEVPGLYLFVGGKPLDTPMDQAPAHHTPEFYVDDSGMNLGVELLSNLTIDYMNMHSK; this is translated from the coding sequence ATGAAGTATAAACATCTCTTTGCCCTTCTTTCAGCTTTACCGGCATTTGCCGCTTACTCAGCAACATCTGATGTTGCCGCTTCAGCGTCAAAAATTGAGTCAAAAGTGATTGAATGGCGCCACCATTTTCATGAGCATCCAGAGTTATCGAATCGGGAATTTGAAACCTCTAAATACATTGCCAACTACCTGCGCAGTCTGAATATGGACGTACAAACGGGTGTCGCAAAGACAGGTGTAGTCGCCATTTTGGATTCTGGTAATCCTGGTCCTACGGTAGGATTGCGTGCCGATATGGATGGTTTGCCGGTATTAGAAACCAGCGAACTGCCATGGAAATCCAAGGCTCGTGGCGAGTTCAACGGTAAGGAAGTCCCTGTATCTCACGCCTGTGGTCACGACACCCACATGGCTATGCTGATGGGCGCAGCAACCATCCTAAGTGAAATGCGTTCCCAGCTAAAAGGTAAAGTGAAGTTTATCTTTCAACCTGCCGAGGAAGGTGCACCAGAAGGTGAAACTGGCGGCGCTGAAGTGATGGTTAAAGAAGGCGTCATGAAAGATGTTGATGTGGTGTTTGGCCTGCACATTAATGCGCGTACTAACGTTGGCACTGTTAAGTACCGTCACGGCGGCATCATGGCAGCGGTTGATCCATTTAAAGTAGTCATACATGGTAAGCAAGCTCATGGCGCATACCCTTGGCTAAGTGTTGACCCGGTCGTTACTTCAGCTCAAGTCATTATGGGGCTGCAAACCTTGGTCAGCCGCGAATTGGAACTAACAGACAATGCCGCTGTTGTCACAATCGGCTCTATTCATGGTGGCGTTCGTTCCAATATCATTCCTGATAAAGTGGAACTGGTTGGCACTATTCGCACACTCAACGAAAAAGCCAGAGAGCACATTTACAAGTCTCTTCCACGTAAAGTGAACGCAATTGCTGAAAGTATGGGCGCTTCTGCCGAGGTTATTCTGCCTCTGGATTACAGTTATCCAATTACCTTCAATGAACCATCATTAATGGATAAGATGCTGCCTACATTAGAAGCAACCGCAGGCAAGGACAATGTCATTAATACCAATGCCATTACTGGTGCTGAGGACTTCTCATTCTTCCAAAAAGAAGTGCCAGGGCTATATCTGTTTGTTGGCGGTAAACCCTTGGATACCCCAATGGATCAAGCCCCAGCTCATCATACACCTGAATTTTATGTGGATGACAGCGGCATGAATCTGGGTGTTGAATTATTGTCGAATCTAACCATTGACTATATGAACATGCATAGTAAATAA
- a CDS encoding extracellular catalytic domain type 1 short-chain-length polyhydroxyalkanoate depolymerase: MRTNQSRMALLKPLALATTLALAAQPALAGSWKNNQSLGGFNKVHIYTPDTTSSIGNGKALMLVLHGCTQSIDAYLTANLETAAENHGMVIAVPDAMNKAGYSCWSYWQGTRSRTSGDYKNLISLANTMVADASYNIDADQVYIAGLSSGAAFANTTACIAPDVFAGMGISAGPSVGTSSSGAISTCESADVATRCRSYAGSYASHFSTQVASIAHGDADTTVNTCYLDQNSSGMASVYGVSQLSGTTTITEGTKTARETLWQDGRVSKLWLDDATHAWSGGAGASGSYITSASINYADYLGEYFAKYNNRVDRNAGPVLSNIQLSGNNGVITLTGKAVDAEGSVSAINALFDDQNGNNSGKSGSVDSNGNFSINSASLPDGLYYVTVTATDNEGKDGETVVETVYLGTPPPATAPTLSNIAVSVNKQCATVTGTVADVNQNLSSVVVAFSNGNVTATVDQASYSAEKCNLPGGSNTATVTATDSTSLSSNDSITFAIDAGQTATLDQHISAGRLSYVEYSTCYLEYGTAAFKLTEESNGSGQCIWQDNDASCKGPAVDCSGSQGGGSGGGSGGGSGGGSGGTCEEFTTYNYYHKVAGRAYSTGNAMAPDYFAEGTNAAMSGSTWGWNSLYSTDGSNWNLGTCP, encoded by the coding sequence ATGAGAACCAATCAATCAAGAATGGCTTTATTAAAGCCTCTTGCCTTAGCAACAACCCTTGCTTTGGCAGCACAGCCAGCCCTTGCGGGTAGCTGGAAGAATAATCAGTCATTAGGCGGATTCAACAAAGTACATATCTATACTCCTGATACCACTTCCTCTATCGGGAATGGTAAGGCTTTGATGTTAGTGCTTCACGGCTGTACTCAGTCCATCGATGCCTACCTTACCGCTAACCTTGAAACCGCAGCAGAAAATCACGGTATGGTCATTGCGGTTCCAGATGCAATGAATAAAGCAGGTTATAGCTGCTGGTCATACTGGCAAGGCACAAGATCACGTACCAGTGGTGACTACAAAAACCTGATTTCCTTAGCCAATACTATGGTGGCTGATGCGTCATACAACATCGATGCGGATCAGGTTTATATTGCCGGTTTATCTTCTGGCGCAGCCTTTGCGAACACTACCGCTTGTATCGCACCAGACGTATTCGCAGGTATGGGTATCAGCGCAGGCCCTAGCGTAGGAACCAGTTCCAGCGGTGCTATCAGTACCTGTGAATCAGCGGATGTTGCCACTCGTTGTCGCTCATACGCTGGCAGCTATGCAAGCCATTTCTCAACACAAGTTGCTTCTATTGCCCACGGCGATGCCGATACCACAGTTAACACCTGCTATCTGGATCAAAACTCATCTGGCATGGCGAGTGTTTATGGCGTAAGCCAATTGTCTGGCACAACCACCATTACTGAAGGCACCAAAACCGCACGTGAAACCTTGTGGCAAGATGGTCGCGTATCGAAGCTTTGGCTTGACGATGCTACACATGCCTGGTCTGGCGGCGCAGGCGCGAGCGGCTCTTACATTACTTCCGCTAGTATCAATTATGCAGATTATTTGGGTGAATACTTCGCCAAGTACAACAATCGTGTTGATCGCAACGCAGGCCCTGTACTTTCAAACATTCAGCTTTCCGGCAACAATGGTGTCATTACCCTGACAGGTAAAGCAGTGGATGCAGAAGGCAGTGTTTCTGCCATTAATGCCCTATTCGATGATCAGAACGGAAACAATAGCGGTAAATCGGGCAGTGTTGACAGCAATGGCAACTTCTCAATTAACAGCGCATCACTTCCTGATGGCTTGTACTACGTTACTGTTACCGCAACAGACAACGAAGGCAAAGACGGTGAAACCGTTGTTGAAACGGTTTACTTAGGTACACCTCCACCAGCAACAGCACCAACATTGAGCAACATTGCTGTATCAGTGAATAAACAATGCGCCACTGTCACAGGCACAGTTGCTGATGTGAATCAGAACCTGAGCTCTGTTGTTGTTGCATTCTCTAATGGCAATGTAACAGCAACCGTTGACCAAGCCAGTTATAGTGCAGAGAAGTGTAACCTGCCAGGTGGTAGCAACACAGCAACGGTAACAGCGACAGACTCTACCAGCTTGTCAAGCAATGACAGCATTACCTTTGCTATTGATGCAGGCCAAACTGCAACATTGGATCAGCATATTTCTGCAGGCAGATTATCTTATGTTGAATACTCAACCTGCTATCTGGAATACGGCACAGCAGCGTTTAAACTGACTGAAGAATCTAACGGCTCAGGTCAATGTATATGGCAAGACAACGATGCATCATGTAAAGGCCCTGCGGTAGATTGTAGCGGTAGTCAAGGCGGCGGTTCTGGTGGTGGCTCAGGCGGTGGTTCTGGCGGCGGCTCAGGTGGTACTTGTGAAGAATTCACAACTTACAACTACTACCACAAAGTAGCAGGCAGAGCTTACAGCACAGGTAACGCAATGGCTCCTGACTACTTCGCAGAAGGTACAAACGCAGCAATGTCTGGTTCAACCTGGGGTTGGAACAGCCTGTACTCAACCGATGGCAGCAACTGGAATCTGGGCACTTGTCCTTAA